The Flavobacteriales bacterium genome contains the following window.
TGCCATTGACCCTTTTTATATCCGATGTCTTCATATGAAAAGATCTTTTTGAAGCCTAATCGCTCATGGAATCTTTCACTACTCGGATTGGGCCGGGTGATACCTGCTAGAACCATCAGATAGCCTAAGTGTTGCAGTAGGTCCAATAGAGCCAGATACAAAGGCCCACCGATCTTTTTATTGAGATGGTCCTTGTGGAGGTAGATCGTACTCTCAGTGGCCCATTGGTAGGCAGCTTTATACCGATGCTCGTTCGCGTAGGCATAACCTAGAATCACACCACCCTGCTCGGCAAGCAGGAACACATGACTGGATTCGAATTTCTGAGCAAACGAATCAATAGGTGGAGTGGTCAGGTCGAAA
Protein-coding sequences here:
- a CDS encoding N-acetyltransferase — translated: MRCAKIDDLPHIRDIYDHYVHHSSITFDLTTPPIDSFAQKFESSHVFLLAEQGGVILGYAYANEHRYKAAYQWATESTIYLHKDHLNKKIGGPLYLALLDLLQHLGYLMVLAGITRPNPSSERFHERLGFKKIFSYEDIGYKKGQWHSVDWYRKDLMPPAAQPTRPKRLESLDTEILESILGAHSTSN